Proteins from a single region of Sylvia atricapilla isolate bSylAtr1 chromosome 9, bSylAtr1.pri, whole genome shotgun sequence:
- the LRRC52 gene encoding leucine-rich repeat-containing protein 52, translating into MSPSGRPWSLSLMFLLGMASEGINCPSRCSCQYLEVNCTGQQLQEFPVDIPLDTRQLILAANNVSYLPVVELSFLADLVYLDCRKNLLGNDLDFTFIGVAKLVYLDLSFNNLTQVTFSTFSHLLSLVVLKISDNPNLVAIEKDSFANNTWLRHLDVSRTGLTFLDTSTVRDLPNLRLLGLSDNLWHCNCSFLDFITWMMESDVHFPDADNITCYTPVGLRALRMPAAEVQLHFSCLTQLYKQDYVFLCLVGFCIFLAGTMAAWLAGICAVIYEAHASKGEEEEEEEEEDTAT; encoded by the exons ATGTCTCCTTCGGGTAGACCATGGTCCTTGAGCCTCATGTTTCTTTTGGGGATGGCATCAGAGGGGATCAACTGCCCGAGCAGGTGTAGCTGTCAGTACCTGGAGGTGAACTGCACCGGGCAGCAGTTGCAGGAGTTCCCTGTGGACATCCCTCTGGACACCAGGCAGCTGATTCTGGCAGCAAACAACGTCTCATACCTGCCAGTGGTGGAACTGAGCTTCCTGGCTGATTTGGTTTATCTGGACTGCAGAAAAAACCTCTTGGGGAATGACCTGGATTTCACTTTCATTGGCGTGGCCAAGCTTGTCTATCTGGACCTCAGCTTCAACAACCTCACACAGGTCACCTTCAGCACCTTCTCCCACCTCCTCAGCCTGGTGGTGCTGAAGATCTCGGATAATCCCAACCTTGTGGCCATTGAGAAGGATTCTTTTGCCAACAACACCTGGCTAAGGCACCTGGATGTGAGCCGGACGGGCTTAACCTTCCTGGACACCAGCACTGTCCGCGACTTGCCCAACCTGAGGCTTCTGGGGCTCAGTGACAACCTGTGGCACTGCAACTGTTCCTTTTTGGACTTCATCACCTGGATGATGGAGAGCGATGTGCATTTTCCAG ATGCTGACAACATCACCTGCTACACCCCAGTGGGCCTGCGTGCCCTGAGGATGCCAGCAGCTGAGGTACAGCTCCACTTCAGCTGTCTGACCCAGCTGTACAAGCAGGATTATGTCTTTCTGTGCCTCGTTGGCTTCTGCATATTCCTTGCTGGCACCATGGCAGCCTGGCTGGCCGGCATCTGTGCTGTCATCTATGAGGCCCATGCCTCaaagggggaggaagaggaggaggaggaggaggaagacacAGCCACTTAG